The Miscanthus floridulus cultivar M001 chromosome 7, ASM1932011v1, whole genome shotgun sequence genome includes a region encoding these proteins:
- the LOC136466669 gene encoding eukaryotic translation initiation factor 5: MALQNIGASNRDDAFYRYKMPRMITKIEGRGNGIKTNVVNMVDIAKALARPASYTTKYFGCELGAQSKFDEKSGISLVNGAHDTAKLAGLLEVFIKKYVQCYGCGNPETEILISKTQMISLKCAACGFVSDVDMRDKLTTFILKNPPEQKKGGKDKKAMRRAEKERLKEGEAADEEQKKLKKDAKKKGGASSKESTAKGLKKKSTAAGSDEDHSTSPTRSRDGDHAAADEEEDDVQWQTDTSIEAAKQRIQEQLSAATAEMVMLSTEETEKKKKQATHKDGTANGSAKEIPDEKLAVTKPSPYEELVGDIKASLGSAPTPTQLKAVLASSTLPPQDVMNALLEALFDGVGKGFAKEVVKNKKYLAVAVPDEAAQTLLVQAIEVFGGKCNPEALKEVPVVLKALYDGDILEEETIVDWYNTAVAAGKDSQVIKNAKPFVEWLQSAESEEEDDE; the protein is encoded by the coding sequence ATGGCGCTGCAAAACATTGGTGCTTCAAACAGGGATGATGCCTTCTACAGATACAAGATGCCCAGAATGATTACCAAGATAGAAGGTCGTGGTAATGGTATCAAGACAAATGTTGTGAACATGGTTGACATAGCAAAAGCACTTGCCAGGCCAGCTTCCTATACAACCAAGTACTTTGGATGTGAGCTTGGTGCACAGTCCAAATTTGATGAGAAGTCAGGGATTTCCTTGGTTAATGGGGCTCATGATACTGCAAAGCTGGCTGGTCTCCTTGAGGTATTCATCAAGAAGTATGTCCAGTGTTATGGATGTGGGAATCCTGAGACTGAGATTCTCATCTCAAAGACCCAGATGATATCACTGAAATGTGCAGCCTGTGGGTTCGTCTCAGATGTTGACATGAGGGACAAGCTCACAACCTTTATCCTGAAAAACCCACCAGAACAGAAGAAGGGAGGAAAAGACAAGAAGGCCATGAGGAGGGCTGAGAAGGAACGCCTGAAGGAAGGTGAGGCTGCTGATGAGGAGCAGAAGAAACTGAAGAAGGATgcaaagaagaagggtggtgcaTCTTCCAAGGAGTCCACTGCCAAGGGTTTGAAGAAGAAGTCTACTGCTGCTGGCTCTGATGAGGACCACTCAACCTCCCCAACTCGCAGCCGTGATGGTGACCATGCAGCTGCAgatgaggaagaggatgatgtCCAGTGGCAGACTGACACTTCTATCGAGGCTGCGAAGCAGCGCATACAGGAGCAGCTGAGTGCAGCAACTGCTGAAATGGTGATGCTGTCCACTGAGGAgactgagaagaagaagaaacaggCAACACACAAAGATGGCACTGCTAATGGTTCAGCAAAAGAAATCCCTGATGAGAAACTTGCTGTCACTAAGCCTAGTCCCTATGAAGaactggttggagacatcaaagcTAGCCTGGGAAGTGCTCCCACACCTACCCAGCTCAAGGCTGTGCTGGCCTCCTCGACCCTTCCTCCCCAGGACGTGATGAATGCTCTCCTCGAGGCTCTCTTTGATGGTGTGGGCAAGGGATTCGCGAAGGAGGTTGTGAAGAACAAGAAGTACCTTGCAGTTGCTGTGCCAGATGAGGCTGCTCAGACCCTGCTTGTTCAGGCCATTGAGGTTTTTGGTGGCAAGTGCAACCCTGAGGCGCTGAAGGAGGTCCCCGTTGTCCTGAAAGCCCTGTATGACGGAGATATCCTGGAGGAGGAAACCATCGTGGACTGGTACAATACTGCTGTTGCAGCTGGAAAGGACTCCCAGGTCATCAAGAACGCCAAGCCCTTTGTTGAGTGGCTCCAGAGTGCTGAGTCTGAGGAAGAGGACGATGAGTGA